TGTGTCGGTGTAGTAGGCAATCGTGCCGTCCAGGGAAAAACAGATCGAGTTCGAGACGGTGATGCCGGAAAACAGCCGGCGCAATTCGCCCTTGAAGAACCAGTAGATCGAGCCCGCGCCCTTCTCCTCGCCCTTGCCCATCGTGCCGGTCCACAGCGCGCCGCAGGGATGGACGCGGGAATCGTTGGATCGCGTCACCGGATTGTCGGCCTCGATCGGCGTGTGCAGCGTCAGCCTGCCGGTTTTCACGTCGCGGACCTGCAGGCCGATCTCGGTGGCGATGAGCTGGCGATCGGCGTCGATGACGGCGATGGCGCTGGCCATGACGCCGAGGTCATGCACCTTCAGCGCGCCGGCGAGCGGCTTTTCCAGAAGCTTGCCGTTGACGATGTCGAACCAGAACAGCGTGTCGGTCGCGGGATCGTAGCTCGGGCCTTCGCCGAGCTCGCAGATATGGTCGGAAAAAACCGAAACGCCGTCCATTGTCATCCTCCGAAAGCTTCATCCCAGGCGGCGACCGCGGCGCTGGCGCGCCGCGCCACGTCCTCAACCGTCGCGCCCGGCTTGTAGAGACTGGATCCAAGACCGAAGACGCTGACGCCGACCGCCTTGTAGCCGGCAAAATCCTTGTCGGAGACGCCGCCGACCGCGCCGATCAGCGTCGCTGCCGGCAGCACGGCGCGGATGGCGGCAATGCCGCTCGCTCCAAGCACGCTCGCCGGGAAGAATTTCAGCGCCGAGGCGCCGAGCCGGATCGCCTGGAAAGCTTCGGTGGGCGTGAACACGCCAGGCATCGTCACCATGCCATGATGCATGGCGCGGCCCATGACCTCGGCATCGATGTTGGGGCTGACCAGCAGGCGACCGCCAGCCTTGTGCAAGGCGTCGACGTCCGCAGCCGTCAGCACCGTGCCGGCGCCGATCAGCGCGGTTTGCGGCAGCGCCTTGACCAGATCGGCGATGGAGACGAACGGCTCCGGCGAATTGAGCGGCACTTCGATCGCCTCGATGCCGGCGTAATGGATCGCCTTGCCGATCGCCACCGCCTCGGACGGCTTCAAGCCGCGCAGGATGGCGACAAGGCCTCGCCTGAGCTTCGGGAAGGGTGCGGTCTGGCTCATCAAGCGCCTCCAATCATGCCGTTCTCGCGCGCGGCCTCGACGAGGCCGGCGCGCACCGCTTCATCGGCGTCGACGGTGCGGAAGGCAAGGCCGGCAAAGCCGAGCGCCGCGCCATAAAGCGTGGCCAGCGCGCCCGAGGCGACCAGCACCACCGGCGCTTCGCCGGCGCCATAGCGGCGCCTCGCCGAGGCGATCTCGCCGCCGATCAGCAGTCCGGACAGGCATGCCGCCGCGTCGGCGGGCTTCAAATCCTGCAGAAGCCCGGCGGCGCGGATAGCGAACAGCTTCGAGGTCACGTCGCCGCCCTCGCCCAGGGCCCGCTCGCACCATTGCCGGAAGAACGGGCTGTCGGCGGCGACCGGAGCGGGATGCTCGCCCAGCGAATGTTTCAGGATCGAGTGCGTAGCCAAGACGGAAAACAATTCGCCGGTCGGCCAGGTGCCGAAGCCTCCGACGGCGCAGTGCTCGACCGCGACCCATTTCGAATGGGTGCCGGGCATGCAGACGAGATGCCTTCCCTTTGCCGGCAAACCGGCGCCGGCAAGCTGGGTCTCTTCGCCGCGCATGACATCCGGCGCGTCGGCCAGCCGCTGCGCGAGGCCGGGCACGATGCGGATGTCGCGGCGCGAGCCCTCGATGCGCGCGGCGCCGCGCAGAATCGCGCCGATCGGCGCCGGCACGGTGAGATAGGGCGCCTCGATCCAGCCCTGCCGCGAGCCGGCCATGCCGCAGATGACGACCGGCAGCGCCTCCGACGCGCCCATGGCTGCCAGATGGCCTTCCAGCACCTTGGCAAAACCTTTTTCGCGAGCGGTGATCAGCCCGTCGTCGCCGCGCCGCTCGGCAAGCACGTTGCCGGTATTGTCGAGCAGCCAGGCCCGCAGCCTGGTCGTGCCCCAGTCGAGCGCGGCGACTGCCGGTGTCGCGCTCACAGGAAGCCTCCGTCGACGATCAGCATCTGGGCGGTCAGCATGCGCGAGGCGTCGGATGCCAGGAATAGCACCGTGCCGACCATGTCGTCGGGCTGCATCACGTCCTTGATGCATTGCTTGGCGACATGGGCGGCGAGGCCCTCGTCGGTGACCCAGAGCTCGCGCTGGCGCTCGGTGATGACCCAGCCTGGCGCCACCGCGTTGACGCGGATGCGGTCGGCGCCGAGCTTGCCGGCGAGGCCTTTCGTCAGGCCGAGTATGCCCGCCTTGGCCGCGGTGTAGGCCGGCATGTCGGGATGGTTGATCAGATAGGAGGTGGAGGTGAAGTTGATGATCGAGCCGCCGCCGGCGCGTTTCATGCCGGGCGCCACGGCCTGCGCAGTGAAGAAATGCGGCCGCAGGTTGATGGCGAGATTGTTGTCCCAGAACTCGACCGTGACGTTTTCCACGGCGTGGCGATCGTCGAGCGCGGCGTTGTTGACCAAAACGGTCACGTCGCCATGCGCTTCGGCCGCCTTGGCCGCGGCGGCGCGCAGCGCCGCGATGTCGCGCAGGTCGGCCTTGAGATAGAGCGGGCGGCGGCCGAGCTCCTTCTCCAGCCGGTCGGCGAGGGCCGTGCTTGGCCTCTCGGCGATGTCGATGAAGGCGACTTTCGCGTTCTGCCGCATGAAACCTTCGGTCAGCGCCGCGCCGATGCCGGAGCCGCCGCCGGTGATCAGCACCGAGGCGCCGTCGAGGTCGGCAAAGCGTGCCGATGGCATCATGATTTCTTCTCCCTTTGGCCGGCGCGCATCCTAGCCACGCCGGGCCGGGGGGCAAGGGCGAAAAGGCGGATTCGGCAGCTTATGTCCGACAAATGCGGCACTCCCCCTCACCCAGCCTCCGCTTCGCTCGGCTGACCTCTCCCCGAGGGGAGAGGAGATTGCCGGCGTCGACGCCAGTCTCTTCTCCCCGATGGGGAGAAGGTGGCCGCGAAGCGGCCGGATGAGGGGGCTAGCGCCGCCCTATGCGATTCCCAAAGCTGTTGTCAGATTGCCTTGGCATGCAGCGCGCCGCGATAGGAATCGCGCAGATAGCCGAGCGTGGCGTCGGCATCGGCCGGCTTGCCGAACAGATAGCCCTGGCCGCCGGCGCAGCCGAACTGGACGAGGCGGTCGGCCTGCGCCTCGTCCTCGATGCCTTCGGCGACGACATCCATGCCGAGCCCCTCGCACATGGCCAGGATCGCTCGGATGATGTGCTCCGAGGGCCGGTCGTCGAGAATGGAGGAGACGAAGGCGCGGTCGATCTTGAGCTTATCGAAATGGAACTCGCGCAGGCGGCCGAGCGAGGACTGGCCGGTGCCGAAATCGTCGAGCGAGACGCGGATGCCGACGCGGCGCAGGTCCTCGACGATCTTCTCGGCCGAGGCCGGATCGTTCATCAGGCCGGTCTCGGTGATCTCGATCTCCAGGCGGCGCGGGTCGAAGCCGGTGCGCTCGAGGATGGCCAGGATATGCAGGCCGGTGTTCTGGTCGACAAGCTGCGAGGGCGACAGGTTGAAGGACAGGAACAGATCCTTGGGCCAGCTGCGAGCCGCTTCCGTCGCCTTGCGCAGCACCAGCTGCGACAGCGGACCGATGATGCCGCGTTCTTCGGCGATCGGGATGAAGACGGATGGCGGCACGACGCCGAGGTCGCGGTCGGTCCAGCGCGCCAGGGTCTCGAAGCCGATGGTGCGGCGGCTGTTCAAATCGACGATGGGCTGGAAATGCGGCTCCACCTCGCCGGCCGAGACGGCGCGGCGCAGCGCCTGCTCGATGCGGGTAACGCGCTTGGCCGCCTCCTCCATCTCGCGCGTGTAGACGACGACGCGGCCGCGGCCCGAGCGCTTGGCGTGATAAAGCGCGGTCTCGGCCTTGTTGATCAGGATCTCGGTGGTCTCGTCGCCGGAATAGAAGAGCGAGCAGCCGACCGAGGCCGAGAGCCTCGCGGTGCGCTCGCCGACGTCATAGGGCGCCGACAATATCTCGATCAGCATGCGCGACTTCTCGGCCGCCTGCTCCTCGGAGAACACCATCGGGTAGAGATAGGCGAACTCGTCGGCGCCGATTCGGCAGACGGTGGAATAGCCATCCATCGAGGCGCGCAGGCGCATCGCCACTTGGATCAGGATGTCGTCGCCGGCCTTGTGGCCGAACAGGTCGTTGATCGGCTTGAAGCCGTCGAGGTCGAGGATGCCGACGGTGAAGGGCGCGGGATCGTCGGCGCGGTCGCTGATCAGGCGATCGACCTTGTCGAAGAAGCGACGATGGTTGCCGAGCCCGGTCAACGAATCCGTGAAGGCCAGATCCGTGTTTTCCTTGCCTGGCTGACCGGTGCCAAACGTCGTTTGCATCATGTCCCTGTTCTGATGTCGGTATTTCTCATCAGACTGGCACCAAAGCGTTTAGGAAAAGTATCGGAAAATCGATTTTCCTTCGTCCAGGAGTTGCTTGCGCCGCCGGCAACGGTTCAGCCTTGGACAAGGACTTCCGATCCGCTCCAAAATATTCTTTCATTCGAAACTTCTAATATAGATGTCGAATACTCTTTCCAGATTCGCTTCCGGCCGTGCGATCGCGCCCGCCGCTTGCGCTTTCCTTTAACCGGCTTGTCTGACGCGATAGAGCTCGATCGGGCTGCCCTTGGTCTCGCTGACCGGCTCGAGCCAGTCCGGCACGCTGCCGCGCAGCAGCCCGGCCAGGAAGCCCTGTGGCGCCTTTTGGGTCAGGGTCCGGCTCTCGCCATTGCCGGGGCAGATGGCGACGAGGCCGACACGATGCGCCTCGACGATCCGCCGCGCGTCATCGGCCGAGCCGAGAAAGGCGTCCAGCGCCAGGAGATTGCCGGCGACGTTGCGATGATAGGGGCCAGCGAAGACCTTGTGGCCGCTATAGACGAGGATCGGCGCGCCGAGATTGGAGATCGCAAGCACGGTCGTGCCGGTCATGCCGCCAAGCGGCGCGAAGGTGGCCTTCTTCTGGCAGGCCTTGTCCATCGCGCCGCGGTCGGCGACAGCCGGTCCTTTTTTCGAACGCCACCGAGGCGGCGGCGGCAACGCCGGTCCAGACCGGGTTGATCGAGACCAGCCAGACGGCCGCGAGGCGCAGCGCCACGCCGGGCGAAGAGCCGGCTTCCGCCCGCGCCCGCCATTTCGCGATCCAGGCCGACAGCGGAATGACCGCGAAGGCGATCGAGAAGGTGGTGCCGCGCAGCTGCCAGGCGCCGACCACGAAGGAGACGGCGAGCAGCGCCGCGACGAGGCTGTCCTGCCGCCGCCAGCCGCCACGGCGGAAGCGCAACGCCATCAGGATGATCGCGACCAGCGGCGTCGCATAACGCGCCGCAACGCGCGCCGGATCATGGACGAGCTGCGTGAACAGCGACTGGGCCTCGTCGATATGGTCGAGCCACAGTTCCTTCAGGCGCGGGTCGAGATTGGCATAGGGCGCCGAGAGGCATTGCGGGAACAGCGCCGCCACGACCGCGCCGAGGACGACGCCCAGCGCGGCAAGCAACGCCAGCCCGCGCTGCCGGCTGCCGGCGGCGGGCTCGACCAAGGCGATCGCCGCCAGCCCGACGCCGGCGATGGCGGCGACGACGAACTGCGCGACGGAGAAGGCATCGCACTCAGCCACGCCCCAGGCGGAGGGCGGGATGGTGGCGACGAAGACAAGCGCCCCGACGCCGGCGAAGCCGAGGCCAAAATCGCGGGCGATTGTCCGCTCGCCGCTCGGATCGGCGACGAACAGCAGCGACACGCAGACCCCGATGGTGGCGACATAGGGCACGGTTTCCATGCCGACGGCGAGCGTCAGCGCCGCGGAGAGGCCGGACAACAGCGCGGCCCAGCGCCAGGCAGGCGCCTCGAGCAGCAAAGCGAGGCTCGCCATGGTGAGCATCAGCTGGACGTTGTGGTGATCGAGCGCGCCGGGGTCATAAATGCCGAGAAAATAATAGCCGGCGCCGCCGACCAGGATGGCGGGCAGCGCCGCGCCGGCGCCGCCGAAGCTGCGCGCGGCGCGAGCGGTGAAGAACAGGGTCGACCAGAAGAGCAGCGCCGGCCACAGCACCTGCGCCACGTCCTCGGCAAGCGGCCTGCTGCCGGTCAGCGCCGAGGCGGCAAGCACGATCGCGGCGATCGGCGCATCCACCAGCCTGGACCAGTGCATGACGAAGCCGCCTTCCAGCCCCATGCGATACTGGTGAAGGTCGAACCAGCCCTGACCGGCAAGCAGGTCGCGGACCTCGACGAGGCGCAGCAGATTGTCGTTGTCGCCGCCGGCATCAGTCAGTTGGCCAAAGCCGGTCCACGCATCGGCGGCGAGCGCGAGCAGGGCGGCAAGCAGTGCCAGCACGAGGTCGGATTTCCACGCGGCGGCGCCGTTCTCGGCTGTGCCCATGCCGTGACCTTTGACGGGAGAGGATCGGTTTAAACCTAGCCTTAACGGCTTCAATAAATAGTAAAACGGCTCGACGGGACCGGCATCAGGCCGGCCGGAGGCTGGTCGGGCGCCCGGAGACAGACATGCCGCATGCAGTCCGCCACGAGCCGGTCATCGCCGTGCTCCTGCCTTGCTACAATGAGGAGCTCACGATCGGCGAGGTCGTGCGGCGCTTCCGCGAGACCCTGCCGTCGGCCGCGATCTATGTCTACGACAACAATTCCAAGGACCTCACGGCGCTGAAGGCCCGCGCAGCCGGCGCCATCGTCGTGCGCGAGCCGCGCCAGGGCAAGGGCAATGTGGTGCGGCGCATGTTCGCCGACATCGATGCCGACATCTATGTGATGGCCGACGGCGACGGCACCTATGCGCCGGAAGACTCGCCGCAGCTGATCAACGTGCTGCAGACCGAGCGCTCGGACATGGTGGTGGGCACCAGGCGCGGCGTGACCGACGATGCCGGCCGCAACGGCCACGCCTTCGGCAACCACATCTTCAACCGGCTCTACAAAGGCCTGTTCGGGACCGATTTCACCGACATCTTCTCCGGCTACCGGGTGTTTTCGCGCCGCTTCGTCAAAAGCTTCCCGGCCGTGTCCGGCGGCTTCGAGATCGAGACCGAGATGTCGGTGCATGCCTCGCAGCTGAAGCTGCCGGTGAGCGAGATGGCGCTGGATTACGGCCGCCGCCCGGAAGGCTCGTCGTCGAAACTGTCGACCTTCCGCGACGGCGCCAGGATCCTGTGGATGTTCGCCATGCTGGTGAAGGAGACGCAGCCGCTGCGCTTCTTCGGCACCTTCGCGCTGTTCTTTCTGGCGGCGAGCATCGGCCTGATGATCCCGGTGGTCATCGAATTCGCCGAGACAGGGCTCGTGCCGCGGATGCCGACCTGGGTGCTGTCGATCGGCATGCTGCTTCTGGCCATGCTCTCGATGATGACCGGGCTGATCCTCGATTCGGTCTCGCGCGGCCGCGCCGAGCAGAAGCGCATCTTCTACCTGTCGATTTCCTCAGCCCGGGCGGAGCGCGGGGTACCGGCACAGGCCTCGCCGAAAAGCGAGCCGGGCAAGGCCCCAAGGGCGGCATAGGGGGCGGCATAGTGGGCCGCCTCTTCCGCTTCACTCTTGCCGGCGGCATCGGCTTCGCCGCGGATGCGGCGGCGCTCTGGCTGCTGCTTGCCGCCACGCCGCTTGGCGCGCTTTCGGCGCGCGTGCTGTCGATCGGCTTCGCGCTCTGCGTCACGTGGCAGATCAACCGCCATGTGACCTTCGCGCCGTCGAGCCGGAGCATCGCTGAGGAAGGCGCCCGCTATGGCGGCGTCGGCATCGCCACCAGCATCTTCAACTATCTGGTCTACTGCGCCGTCCTGCTCGCTCTGCCGGCCCTGCCGCCGCTGGCAGCGCTCGCCATCGCCTCGATCGTTGCCATGACGCTGTCCTTCCTGGGCTATTCCAGGCTGGTCTTCGACCGCTGAGACCGCTTGGAAATTCCACTCTGGCGGCTATCTGTTGGCGGCTTCTCCGCTTCCGGTGCTCACGGACGCGAAGTCCGCTCCGCTCCGGTTCTCAAAACCACCACCATATGACTCGCCAGAGCGAATTTCGAAACGGTCTCTAAGCTTCTGCACCAAGCGAGCACGATTGGCAGGAGCCGCCGATTTCCTTATATCGACGGCTGAGTTTCCCCGGAGAGGAAAAATGCCGCTCAAGATCGCCGTCCAGATGGACCATGTCTCCACCGTGTCGATCGCCGGCGACACCAGCTTCGCGGTGTCGCTGGAAGCGCAGCGGCGCGGCCACAAGCTTTTCCACTACACGCCCGACCGGCTGTCGATGCGGGACGGCAAGGTGTTCGCGCGCGTCGAGGAGATGCAGGTGCGCGACGAGAAGGGCAACCATTATTCGCTGGGCGAGAAGGTGCGCACCGATCTCTCCGAGATGGACGTGGTGCTGCTGAGGCAGGATCCACCCTTCGACATGAACTACATCACCACCACACACATATTGGAGCGCATCCATCCGAAGACGCTGGTGGTCAACGATCCGGCCTGGGTGCGCAACAGCCCGGAAAAGATTTTCGTCACCGAGTTCCCGGACCTGATGCCGGAAACGCTGATCACCAAGGATCCCCAGGAGGTGGCGGCCTTCCGCAAGGAATTCGGCGACATCATCGTCAAGCCGCTCTACGGCAATGGCGGCGCCGGCATCTTCCACCTGCACGAGGCCGACCGCAACCTCGCCTCGCTGCTCGAGATGTTCGGCCAGCTGTTCCGCGAGCCCTATATCGTGCAGCGCTACCTCAAGGACGTGCGCAAGGGCGACAAGCGCATCATCCTGATCGACGGCGAGCCGGTCGGCGCCATCAACCGCGTGCCGGCCGAGCACGATTCGCGCTCCAACATGCATGTCGGCGGCCGCGCCGAGAAAACCGAGCTGACCGAGCGCGAACGCGAGATCTGCGCCCGCATCGGGCCTTCCCTGAAAGAACGCGGCTTCATCCTGGTCGGCATCGACGTGATCGGCGACTACATGACCGAGATCAACGTCACCTCGCCGACCGGCATCCGCGAGGTCAAGCGCTTTGGCGGGGCGGATATCGCGGCCCTGTTCTGGGATTGCGTGGAGGAGAAGCGGGGGTAATTCTCTTCACGATGCAGGCGGCGTTCCATCGGGCCCGTCGTGTCGCCGAATAAGGTAACGGGGCTTCCGCCTGCAGTGGACGACGAACTATTTTGGGGGGCGAGATGCCAATGTGCTGCCTATGACCGGAAATGCTCCCGCGCTCTATCCACAACTGGGCCTGACTCCCCGTTTTCCAAGGCTCGCAATTTCATGGTAATTGTCACCGCAAGCGACAATAACTTTGTGCCCGGGCTTTTTCTATTCATCTTTTCTGCCTGGATTCATAATCGCGAGGCGAAATTCGTCGTCATCGATGCAGGAATAGAGCCTGCGAGCGTGATAGAGCTTCGCCGTTTTTGCGAACGAAACGGAATTGACTGTCAGTTGGTGCAAGCGGACGGCAAGCGGATTTCCGATCTGCCGACAAGAGGCAAGCTGCTGACGACGGCCGCATATGCCCGAATACTCATTCCCGAGATATTGCCTGATTGCGACAAGGCCATCTATTTGGATGCGGATACGCTGGTGGTGTCCGATCTCGGTGCCCTCTGGTTGGCGGACCTGGGCGACAATTTGGTCGCCGGCGTGGTTGACGGCTTCGTCGAGCAGGAGGAACTCGACGACATCGAAATGTCCCGGAATGAATATATCAATTCCGGCGTTCTGGTGATGAATCTCGTCGCCTGGCGCAGGGAAGGCATTGCGGACAGGGTCTTTGCGACGGTTCGTGAAACCGCCAAGTCGCGATACCTCGACCAGACGGCCTTGAACACGGTGGTGCGCGGACGAGTTCTCTTCCTCGGCAGGGAATGGAATTTCTTTTCAGAGCGCTATGTGGAAATCGAACGGCGACTTCCCAAGGTGATCCACTATGCAGGGTCGGCCAAGCCCTGGCGCTACAGGCGCGTGCCTTTTGCCGATGTTTTCAATTTCTACAGAACCCTGTCGGGTTCGGATATCCCGGAGGGGACGCTGCTTTTGAAATCCGCTCGTAGGCGCAAGATGATCCTTGGCCTTATCGGGCTGCGCAGAAAATACTGGTCCTCCGCCCTGGCGACTTACTACTACCACCGTCGATTTACCAAGCCGCATCTGCGAAGCCTTGGTAAGATGTTCTCGAAGGTTCCGTTGCCGCCGCAGCACTCGACTGCCGCGCGGGAACGAGACGCGCAGTTGCTGACGTTCTCGTAATGTTCTTGCCCAAAGCGAAAATCTGTGGTTGTCTAGCCTGATTTCACTCGCGGCCTGATCGCAAGGCCATGTGAGCTGGTATTCCGGGGGCTTAAATGGTGGCGCGGGTTCGCACGGTGGCTTTCCAGGGCATCGAGGCCTTGCCGGTCGATGTCCAGGTGATGGTCGGGCCTGGCAAGGTCGGCATGCAGATGGTAAGGCGGATTAATGTCTTCTAAGTCGATGGTCAGTCCTGACGCCAAAGCTCGTTGAGCTTGAATTTCTGCCGGTCTACATAGCGTCGTATGGCTTCTGAATTTTCCGGTCCGCTGGCTTATTCCTACATCCGAATGTCCACGGACATTCAATTGCGAGGCGACAGCCTCCGAAGGCAAGAGCAGGCCTCAAAGAGGTATGCCGAGCAGCACGACCTACAGCTTGTTGAAGATTTCAAGCTTGAGGATATTGGCGTCTCAGCGTTCAAGGGCGCCAACGTCTCATCGGGGGCACTCGGGAGATTTCTGGAGCTTGTAAGGGCCGGGCAGATCGCCAAGGGCTCATATCTGCTGGTCGAGTCGTTGGATCGTATCAGCCGTCAGCAGATACTCGATTCCGTGCCGATATTTTTCGACATTGTGAAGGGCGGAATCAATGTCGTTACCCTCGCCGATAATCACGTCTACCGAGCCGGCGATACCAACGTTGCCGACGTAATCTACTCGGTTGTCGTCCTAGGTCGAGCTTATGAGGAGTCCAAGACCAAGAGCATACGAGTTGGCGCGGCTTGGGAGAACAAGCGGAAGAATGCCGCTAGCAGGAAACTGACCAAGGTCTGCCCAGCTTGGTTATTATTGCAGGAGGATCGAACGGGTTTTGACTTGATCCCCGAAAGGGTCGAAGTTGTCCGCCAGATTTTCCAGTTAGCCGACACAGGGAATGGGTCCTTTTCCATCGCGCGTCGGCTCAATCAGTCAGCCATTCAAACATTCACAAAATCGAATGGCTGGCACGAATCATACGTCACCAAGATCCTCAACAATCGAGCTGTGCTGGGAGAGTTTCAGCCGCATCGCTACGATGACCATGGGGATCGTGTTCCGCACGGCGAACCGGTGGCGGGGTACTTTCCGAAGGTCATTGAAGAGGACCAGTTCCATCGAGTCCAAGCCTCGCGCCGAAGGAGACTCGTGGAAGGGGCCGGACGAAAGGGCCCTGAATACCGGAATCTATTCACTAAAATAGCCAAATGCGAGTACTGCGGCGCCCCGATGAGGTTCGTCCACAAAGGGCGCCCGCCCAAGGGGTCGCAGGCGCTGAAATGTACAAACGCCGTTCGCGGTCTCGGGTGTGAAAGCATCAGTTGGAGATATTCCGATTTCGAGACGTCGTTTCTCTATTTCGTCAAAGAAATCGACCTCACAGCCACGTTGAGAGCTGCGGCTGAGAATTCCGAGCGCGCATCGGTCGAACAGCAAATCACGGCTATCGAGGAAAAGATTCGCCAACTCAGTGCCAAGCGGGAGCGGATTTTCGATCTGTTGACCGAGCCGGGATCATCCACGGCCTTCATCAAGGGCAAGCTCGACGAATGTGAAGCGTCAATCGCTACCGAAGAGGCTCTAATCGCGGAAATCCGTGAACAAAGATCGATGGCGGACATGCTACCAACCCTCTCTGCCGATGAGTTGCGTTCATTGATCGCGTCGGTTCAGGATATGTCCGCCCCAGACATTTTTGAGCGACGTGCGGCAGTGGCAAATCGCCTGAGCATACTGGTTACTTCATTGAGGATAGCGGCAGATGGTAGGCGGCCCAAAATGAAGGGGATTAGGACCTTCTTGGAAAGCCAGGAGCTAAGCCCAGCTGAACGGGATCGATTGATCGACCACATCGAGAAGTCCAACGAGGAAGGGCAGCGGTACAATCGAAGCTTCAAGGTGATGCTAGCCGACGGGGTTTCTCGCTATGTCGTCGTCAGAAGTGACGAACCGACCGACATAATTGCAGAGGTTCTGGTCGACAAAGACGGCGGAATCTCCGGCAGCGATCGCGGGATGCCGATTGGCTGGTCTGAGGGGTGGGACAACATATTCGACGAGCCTGCTTCGGTGCAGTGACCGGGGATTTCTCACCCAAGTCGAGAGTTTCGCGATCTCTTCATCATAAATAGCCGGGCCGCCTATCCGGCCATCACCTTAGAACCTTCAGAACAGCCTTTCCCTCGTTTCTCAGTTTTCACATGCGACACCGGTTTTCGAGCCGTGCCGACGGCTTATCCTCGCACGACTTCGAACACCCAAATCCATTTTCGCCCACCGCATTTCCGATGGGTCTGTATCCCTTTGAAAAAGACCAAGCTCATGTTCCAGACCGTCTCAAACCCCTCTCCTACTTCCATTACGTCACAGTATGCATCCTGGTTCGACGACCGGATCGATCAGTTCATCGACGAGCACAAAGGCAGGTTCGATTCCGTCTCAACATTCCCGAAACGGAATGGGTACTTCATCACGATCTCATTCGATCACAGCAGTCGCAATCTGCGGCTAAAAGGTTCCGCCTCAATCGACATTCCCAAGGCGAAATCGGTGCTGGATACGTTCACCGACATATATAATTTCACCTGCCGGCAACTGATAGGACGTAACTACCATCGACCGTCATTCGACCCCCTAAAGCCATTGGCAATCGGTTGCCTGGACATGAATGGATCGAGATATTGGAGATCGATGGGTCAGCTGGAAAACCCACATATCCATTCGATCTGGATTTTCGGGGATGAAGTTCGAGAGGGCTTTCAAAAACTAATCGCCGACACAGAACGGTTCTCAGCCTTCAAGGAACGGTTCT
This region of Mesorhizobium sp. M2A.F.Ca.ET.046.03.2.1 genomic DNA includes:
- a CDS encoding SMP-30/gluconolactonase/LRE family protein codes for the protein MTMDGVSVFSDHICELGEGPSYDPATDTLFWFDIVNGKLLEKPLAGALKVHDLGVMASAIAVIDADRQLIATEIGLQVRDVKTGRLTLHTPIEADNPVTRSNDSRVHPCGALWTGTMGKGEEKGAGSIYWFFKGELRRLFSGITVSNSICFSLDGTIAYYTDTATGLLMRVACDPATGLPAGEVKVFVDHRSSKGYIDGSVVDRDGVLWNAVWGGKAVKAYAPDGTLLREIAMPVTQASCPAFVGAKADRLAVTSAWSGKDEKQRALDPQAGMTFLLDIPVNGRFEPRVLIA
- a CDS encoding 2-dehydro-3-deoxy-6-phosphogalactonate aldolase, which codes for MSQTAPFPKLRRGLVAILRGLKPSEAVAIGKAIHYAGIEAIEVPLNSPEPFVSIADLVKALPQTALIGAGTVLTAADVDALHKAGGRLLVSPNIDAEVMGRAMHHGMVTMPGVFTPTEAFQAIRLGASALKFFPASVLGASGIAAIRAVLPAATLIGAVGGVSDKDFAGYKAVGVSVFGLGSSLYKPGATVEDVARRASAAVAAWDEAFGG
- a CDS encoding 2-dehydro-3-deoxygalactonokinase gives rise to the protein MSATPAVAALDWGTTRLRAWLLDNTGNVLAERRGDDGLITAREKGFAKVLEGHLAAMGASEALPVVICGMAGSRQGWIEAPYLTVPAPIGAILRGAARIEGSRRDIRIVPGLAQRLADAPDVMRGEETQLAGAGLPAKGRHLVCMPGTHSKWVAVEHCAVGGFGTWPTGELFSVLATHSILKHSLGEHPAPVAADSPFFRQWCERALGEGGDVTSKLFAIRAAGLLQDLKPADAAACLSGLLIGGEIASARRRYGAGEAPVVLVASGALATLYGAALGFAGLAFRTVDADEAVRAGLVEAARENGMIGGA
- a CDS encoding SDR family oxidoreductase, translating into MMPSARFADLDGASVLITGGGSGIGAALTEGFMRQNAKVAFIDIAERPSTALADRLEKELGRRPLYLKADLRDIAALRAAAAKAAEAHGDVTVLVNNAALDDRHAVENVTVEFWDNNLAINLRPHFFTAQAVAPGMKRAGGGSIINFTSTSYLINHPDMPAYTAAKAGILGLTKGLAGKLGADRIRVNAVAPGWVITERQRELWVTDEGLAAHVAKQCIKDVMQPDDMVGTVLFLASDASRMLTAQMLIVDGGFL
- a CDS encoding EAL domain-containing protein: MQTTFGTGQPGKENTDLAFTDSLTGLGNHRRFFDKVDRLISDRADDPAPFTVGILDLDGFKPINDLFGHKAGDDILIQVAMRLRASMDGYSTVCRIGADEFAYLYPMVFSEEQAAEKSRMLIEILSAPYDVGERTARLSASVGCSLFYSGDETTEILINKAETALYHAKRSGRGRVVVYTREMEEAAKRVTRIEQALRRAVSAGEVEPHFQPIVDLNSRRTIGFETLARWTDRDLGVVPPSVFIPIAEERGIIGPLSQLVLRKATEAARSWPKDLFLSFNLSPSQLVDQNTGLHILAILERTGFDPRRLEIEITETGLMNDPASAEKIVEDLRRVGIRVSLDDFGTGQSSLGRLREFHFDKLKIDRAFVSSILDDRPSEHIIRAILAMCEGLGMDVVAEGIEDEAQADRLVQFGCAGGQGYLFGKPADADATLGYLRDSYRGALHAKAI
- a CDS encoding GtrA family protein; translated protein: MGTAENGAAAWKSDLVLALLAALLALAADAWTGFGQLTDAGGDNDNLLRLVEVRDLLAGQGWFDLHQYRMGLEGGFVMHWSRLVDAPIAAIVLAASALTGSRPLAEDVAQVLWPALLFWSTLFFTARAARSFGGAGAALPAILVGGAGYYFLGIYDPGALDHHNVQLMLTMASLALLLEAPAWRWAALLSGLSAALTLAVGMETVPYVATIGVCVSLLFVADPSGERTIARDFGLGFAGVGALVFVATIPPSAWGVAECDAFSVAQFVVAAIAGVGLAAIALVEPAAGSRQRGLALLAALGVVLGAVVAALFPQCLSAPYANLDPRLKELWLDHIDEAQSLFTQLVHDPARVAARYATPLVAIILMALRFRRGGWRRQDSLVAALLAVSFVVGAWQLRGTTFSIAFAVIPLSAWIAKWRARAEAGSSPGVALRLAAVWLVSINPVWTGVAAAASVAFEKRTGCRRPRRDGQGLPEEGHLRAAWRHDRHDRACDLQSRRADPRL
- a CDS encoding glycosyltransferase, with product MPHAVRHEPVIAVLLPCYNEELTIGEVVRRFRETLPSAAIYVYDNNSKDLTALKARAAGAIVVREPRQGKGNVVRRMFADIDADIYVMADGDGTYAPEDSPQLINVLQTERSDMVVGTRRGVTDDAGRNGHAFGNHIFNRLYKGLFGTDFTDIFSGYRVFSRRFVKSFPAVSGGFEIETEMSVHASQLKLPVSEMALDYGRRPEGSSSKLSTFRDGARILWMFAMLVKETQPLRFFGTFALFFLAASIGLMIPVVIEFAETGLVPRMPTWVLSIGMLLLAMLSMMTGLILDSVSRGRAEQKRIFYLSISSARAERGVPAQASPKSEPGKAPRAA
- a CDS encoding GtrA family protein translates to MGRLFRFTLAGGIGFAADAAALWLLLAATPLGALSARVLSIGFALCVTWQINRHVTFAPSSRSIAEEGARYGGVGIATSIFNYLVYCAVLLALPALPPLAALAIASIVAMTLSFLGYSRLVFDR